One window from the genome of Hippoglossus hippoglossus isolate fHipHip1 chromosome 6, fHipHip1.pri, whole genome shotgun sequence encodes:
- the LOC117762625 gene encoding dynein light chain roadblock-type 2-like codes for MADVEDTLKRIETQKGVIGTVVVNGDGIPIRTTLDNSTTVKYAGLFRQLTVMARSTVRDIDPQNDLTFLRIRTKKHEIMVALENDFLLIVIQKPCE; via the exons ATG GCTGACGTTGAGGATACACTGAAGAGGATCGAAACCCAAAAGGGTGTGATTGGGACAGTAGTTGTCAATGGAGACG GTATTCCCATCAGAACAACCTTAGATAACTCCACCACAGTCAAGTACGCAGGACTGTTCCGTCAGCTCACCGTGATGGCCAGGAGCACAGTGAGAGACATCGACCCCCAGAACGACCTCACCTTCCTCCGCATCCGCACCAAGAAACATGAGATCATGGTGGCGCTGG AGAATGACTTTCTGCTGATAGTCATCCAGAAGCCATGTGAATAG
- the psmd7 gene encoding 26S proteasome non-ATPase regulatory subunit 7 yields the protein MPELAVENVVVHPLVLLSVVDHFNRIGKVGNQKRVVGVLLGSWHKKVLDVSNSFAVPFDEDDRDDSVWFLDHDYLENMYGMFKKVNARERIVGWYHTGPKLHKNDIAINELIKQYCTNSVLVIIDVKPKDLGLPTEAYISVEEIHDDGTPTSKTFEHVTSEIGAEEAEEVGVEHLLRDIKDTTVGTLSQRITNQVHGLKGLNSKLLDIRSYLEKVTAGKLPINHQIVYQLQDVFNLLPDVNLLEFTKAFYLKTNDQMLVVYLASLIRSVVALHNLINNKISNRDAEKKEGQEKEEGKKEKKDDKEKKDEKDKDKDKEKEKADGAKKDEKKKK from the exons ATGCCGGAGTTAGCGGTGGAAAACGTGGTGGTTCATCCGCTGGTGCTGCTCAGCGTGGTCGACCACTTCAACCG GATAGGGAAGGTTGGCAACCAGAAACGAGTGGTTGGCGTCCTCCTGGGATCCTGGCACAAAAAAGTTCTTGACGTCTCAAATAGTTTTGCAG TGCCATTCGATGAGGATGACAGGGATGACTCTGTGTGGTTCCTGGACCATGACTACCTGGAGAACATGTATGGCATGTTCAAGAAAGTTAATG CCAGAGAAAGAATAGTTGGATGGTACCACACAGGACCCAAATTACATAAGAATGACATTGCCATCAATGAACTCATCAAGCAGTACTGTACCAATTCG GTGTTAGTCATTATAGATGTGAAGCCCAAAGATCTTGGTCTTCCCACAGAAGCTTACATCTCCGTGGAGGAAATACACGAC GATGGCACACCAACATCCAAGACATTTGAACACGTCACCAGTGAGATTGGAGctgaggaagcagaggaagtaGGAGTGGAGCACCTGCTCAG AGATATCAAAGATACCACAGTGGGCACTTTGTCTCAACGCATTACAAACCAGGTTCATGGTCTAAAGGGACTCAACTCCAAGCTGCTGGACATTCGCTCTTACCTGGAGAAAGTGACTGCAGGGAAACTTCCCATCAACCATCAGATCGTCTACCAGCTGCAGGATGTCTTCAACCTGCTGCCAGATGTGAATTTACTg GAGTTCACAAAAGCCTTCTACCTGAAGACCAACGACCAGATGTTGGTGGTCTACCTGGCCTCACTCATACGCTCGGTGGTGGCCCTGCACAACCTCATCAACAACAAGATTTCAAACCGAGACGCAGAAAAGAAGGAGGgacaggaaaaggaggaaggcaagaaagagaagaaagatgacaaagagaaaaaagatgagaaggacaaagacaaagacaaggaaaaggagaaagcaGATGGTGCCAAgaaagatgagaagaagaaaaaatga